A single window of Nocardioides kongjuensis DNA harbors:
- a CDS encoding SigE family RNA polymerase sigma factor, with product MDDEREYADLFAAQWPRLYRLARAVADDAATAEDAVQAAFARAYASWGRVRRADSPEAYLHRMVLNEVLGLRRKAWSRRERPHPAVDTGLVAEAHDGAVAERERMWAAVRALPPRQRAVIVLRYYEDLSEEQIATALGCSRGTVKSQAAAALTSLRRCGAFTTGDEA from the coding sequence GTGGACGACGAGCGCGAGTACGCCGACCTGTTCGCAGCGCAGTGGCCGCGGCTGTACCGGCTGGCACGCGCCGTCGCCGACGACGCGGCCACCGCCGAGGACGCGGTCCAGGCCGCCTTCGCGCGGGCCTACGCCTCGTGGGGCCGGGTACGACGGGCCGACAGCCCGGAGGCGTACCTGCACCGGATGGTCCTCAACGAGGTCCTCGGCCTGCGTCGCAAGGCGTGGTCGCGTCGCGAGCGGCCGCACCCGGCCGTCGACACCGGCCTGGTCGCCGAGGCGCACGACGGCGCCGTCGCGGAGCGCGAGCGGATGTGGGCCGCGGTCCGGGCCCTGCCGCCGCGGCAACGTGCGGTCATCGTGCTGCGCTACTACGAGGACCTGAGCGAGGAGCAGATCGCCACCGCCCTCGGCTGCTCGCGGGGGACGGTGAAGTCCCAGGCCGCGGCCGCCCTGACCAGCCTGCGCCGCTGCGGCGCCTTCACGACGGGAGACGAAGCATGA
- a CDS encoding Bcr/CflA family efflux MFS transporter, with amino-acid sequence MSERIGWRYTVLVPAVLAVLSMIGPFSIDTPFPAFPEMGRDLDVDTGALQLIVTVYLGSFALMSVFHGPLSDAVGRRPVMLGGIAVYVLASLGCVVAASLPLLLVCRALQGLSAGGATIVSRTVIRDLFDGPQAQKLMSRVAIIFGLAPAVGPILGGALLQLGPWQLIFGFQAAMGVLLILSVLFLLPETHPRERRVPLRVGAVLGGLVEVGRVGAFHRLAWATALIFGAQFLYIGGAAIFVVDVLGEGELDFWKLFVPMIGSMMLGSWLCGRAAGRISARRLVSWGCTTSFAGGVVGVLVAALGAGDELPWAVLGVSLIALGNGITYPTLQLMLLDRFPTRRGAVVSLATFVALVLNAVTAVAVVPVIGGSALGFAVAALVGVGAGQLCWSWHVAVEDRDCAVSRDVGEREPVELL; translated from the coding sequence GTGAGCGAACGCATCGGCTGGAGGTACACCGTCCTCGTCCCCGCGGTCCTGGCGGTCTTGTCGATGATCGGGCCGTTCAGCATCGACACGCCGTTCCCGGCGTTCCCGGAGATGGGGCGCGACCTCGACGTCGACACCGGTGCCCTGCAGCTGATCGTCACCGTCTACCTCGGCTCGTTCGCCCTGATGAGCGTCTTCCACGGGCCGTTGTCCGACGCGGTCGGCCGGCGTCCCGTGATGCTCGGCGGCATCGCGGTCTACGTCCTCGCCTCGCTGGGCTGCGTGGTCGCCGCAAGCCTGCCGCTGCTGCTGGTGTGCCGTGCCCTGCAGGGCCTCAGCGCCGGCGGCGCGACCATCGTCAGCCGGACCGTGATCCGCGACCTCTTCGACGGACCCCAGGCGCAGAAGCTGATGAGCCGGGTCGCGATCATCTTCGGCCTCGCTCCTGCGGTCGGGCCGATCCTCGGTGGCGCGCTGCTGCAGCTCGGGCCGTGGCAGCTGATCTTCGGCTTCCAGGCCGCCATGGGCGTGCTGCTCATCCTCTCCGTGCTCTTCCTGCTCCCCGAGACCCACCCGCGCGAGCGCCGCGTCCCGCTGCGGGTCGGTGCCGTCCTCGGCGGCCTGGTCGAGGTCGGCCGGGTCGGCGCCTTCCACCGCCTCGCCTGGGCGACCGCACTGATCTTCGGGGCGCAGTTCCTCTACATCGGTGGCGCCGCCATCTTCGTCGTCGACGTCCTCGGCGAGGGCGAGCTCGACTTCTGGAAGCTGTTCGTCCCGATGATCGGCTCGATGATGCTCGGCTCCTGGCTGTGCGGCCGCGCCGCCGGTCGGATCTCCGCGCGCCGCCTCGTCTCCTGGGGGTGCACGACGTCCTTCGCCGGCGGGGTCGTGGGCGTGCTGGTCGCCGCTCTCGGCGCCGGCGACGAGCTGCCCTGGGCGGTCCTCGGGGTCTCCCTGATCGCGCTCGGCAACGGCATCACCTACCCGACCCTGCAGCTCATGCTCCTCGACCGGTTCCCCACCCGCCGCGGTGCCGTGGTCTCGCTCGCCACCTTCGTCGCCCTCGTGCTCAACGCGGTCACCGCCGTGGCCGTCGTCCCCGTCATCGGTGGCTCGGCCCTCGGCTTCGCCGTCGCCGCCCTCGTCGGCGTCGGTGCCGGCCAGCTGTGCTGGAGCTGGCACGTCGCCGTCGAGGACCGGGACTGCGCCGTCTCCCGCGACGTCGGGGAGAGGGAGCCGGTCGAGCTGCTGTAG
- a CDS encoding N-acetylmuramoyl-L-alanine amidase family protein — MARLVVLAVLAALLTPATSVSAQPDRHADLPLAGRVIVIDPGHQLGNSRHRAEVDQPVPAGNGQTKPCNTTGTATNGGFPEATFTWRVATRLAARLRALGAEVVLTRTTNSRADWGPCVDVRGLLGNAGYRGWDRPADLKISIHGDGSLSGGRGFHVIVAAKAEGRAASTAFGRTVRGALHDRGFRDATYTAGGRGLTHRSDLATLNLSEVPTAMVELGNMRSAADARVMTSRKGQRRYAAALAAAVSRYLR, encoded by the coding sequence ATGGCCCGACTTGTGGTGCTCGCCGTCCTCGCCGCCCTGCTCACGCCCGCCACCTCGGTGTCAGCCCAGCCGGACAGGCACGCCGACCTCCCGCTCGCCGGTCGGGTGATCGTCATCGACCCGGGCCACCAGCTCGGCAACTCCCGCCACCGTGCCGAGGTCGACCAGCCGGTCCCGGCCGGCAACGGCCAGACCAAGCCCTGCAACACGACGGGCACGGCGACCAACGGCGGCTTCCCCGAGGCCACCTTCACCTGGCGTGTCGCCACTCGGCTCGCCGCCCGCCTGCGCGCCCTCGGCGCCGAGGTCGTGCTCACCCGCACCACCAACAGCCGTGCCGACTGGGGTCCGTGCGTCGACGTCCGCGGCCTGCTCGGCAACGCCGGCTACCGGGGCTGGGACCGCCCGGCCGACCTCAAGATCAGCATCCACGGCGACGGCTCCCTCAGCGGCGGCCGCGGCTTCCACGTCATCGTCGCCGCCAAGGCCGAGGGCCGCGCCGCCTCGACGGCCTTCGGGCGCACCGTCCGCGGCGCCCTCCACGACCGCGGCTTCCGCGACGCCACCTACACCGCCGGCGGCCGCGGGCTCACCCACCGCTCCGACCTCGCCACGCTGAACCTCTCCGAGGTCCCCACCGCGATGGTCGAGCTGGGCAACATGCGCAGCGCCGCCGACGCCCGGGTGATGACGTCACGGAAGGGTCAGCGGCGCTACGCCGCGGCGCTGGCGGCCGCCGTCAGTCGCTACCTGCGGTGA